A window of the Paenibacillus woosongensis genome harbors these coding sequences:
- a CDS encoding UbiA-like polyprenyltransferase has translation MEYARKVGSKIKLYSELVMFSHTLFSLPFAIISMVWAANGLPSAHVMIWGLMALVAARNGANAFNRVVDRIYDAQNPRTAHRHLPQQLLEAKEVLLFVVINYGIFIAASAMLNPLCFLLSPVAIFLISSYSYTKRFTYLSHLYLGFTIASAPIGAWFAVTGKFAFTPFVLGTIVMLWIAGFDIIYGSQDIEFDRKHGLWSIPSYFGLKNGLRIAAALHLLMVLLLLALIPLRGLGWTYGIGIGVAVVLLLTEHRIIKPGNRQVMKIASYNLNQVISMVILFMTLIDFYLG, from the coding sequence ATGGAATACGCCCGCAAAGTCGGGTCCAAAATCAAGCTGTATAGCGAGCTGGTCATGTTCTCGCATACGCTGTTCTCGCTGCCCTTCGCCATCATTTCGATGGTCTGGGCGGCGAACGGACTGCCGTCCGCGCATGTGATGATCTGGGGCCTGATGGCCCTGGTGGCTGCGCGCAATGGAGCCAACGCCTTTAACCGGGTCGTGGATCGGATATACGATGCTCAGAACCCGCGCACGGCACACCGCCATTTGCCACAGCAATTGCTGGAGGCGAAGGAGGTGCTGCTGTTCGTCGTTATTAACTACGGCATCTTTATCGCCGCCTCGGCGATGCTGAATCCGCTATGCTTCCTGCTGTCTCCGGTGGCGATTTTCCTGATCTCGTCGTACTCCTATACAAAGCGGTTTACCTATTTGAGCCACTTGTATCTGGGATTTACGATTGCTTCCGCGCCGATCGGCGCCTGGTTTGCGGTGACCGGCAAATTCGCGTTTACGCCATTTGTGCTCGGAACGATCGTCATGCTGTGGATCGCGGGCTTTGACATCATCTACGGCTCGCAGGACATCGAATTCGACCGCAAGCACGGATTATGGTCGATTCCCAGCTATTTTGGCCTGAAGAACGGCCTGCGCATCGCCGCGGCGCTCCATCTGCTGATGGTCCTGCTGCTGCTCGCCCTGATCCCGCTGCGGGGGCTCGGCTGGACGTATGGCATTGGCATCGGCGTCGCCGTCGTTCTCCTGCTCACGGAACATCGCATCATTAAGCCGGGCAACCGGCAAGTCATGAAGATTGCCTCTTACAATCTGAATCAGGTGATTAGCATGGTGATTTTATTCATGACATTAATTGATTTTTATCTGGGATAA